One Scomber japonicus isolate fScoJap1 chromosome 1, fScoJap1.pri, whole genome shotgun sequence DNA window includes the following coding sequences:
- the LOC128367809 gene encoding up-regulator of cell proliferation-like — translation MASTSGGVQIEKFEEATTSFKSPVWVNFGFAVEYLLVFNILSKLGLKKFYPNKLTLRSLLEINKNNIYDETVESLEKIPWCFLRKLFQINAECRNFTQVSSNDEDGEENSDLFDFNLLTADVSADNKVNPLDLIVALFLCADSFLQQEMALKMSMCQFSVPLLLPHVNNSQSTLMLWALRDIVKEWRPKDLSESRGFVENNIVQANIPFFTFVRLKNCSLSKSQVLNHVLSRGQQNHNIFIHRDMEGGRLQRRIANGLVEVCWFLPCGRENLDIFPGPVAFANLRGDICESLTQFNFLFHVSTSTFVFLDKVEENEHKILTSLQNGKSKIFLIVNRKENSREDMMSVKKTLKELELPKSNVKTKDSGVNIAEFSKKLCAAIKTSLPDVKATLNTINMVGKAAELGLSVDETTSDEQKKAAEEIMKGIGVRTIPDYKKQQLPLQGDNWKRLSQLQKEECRLKKSGGIGLEEYKSQLEEEKLKIRKEQNKYKPSKAMTSFIESLSTREKEKRDFFLKWMKLKLDTHSRSKLSDLRNKFKEHCEKKDMKLIEKLDKDLLESSLGVEHYMREMGLIYEFSCDGSRNTAGEMSHLPGLAAEMLLDGYPLEILDGDASNIPERWVTDVLMELHKKVGEQSRLLVLTVLGVQSTGKSTLLNTMFGVQFPVSSGRCTRGAYMLFLKVGEDMKHELNYDFIVLIDTEGLKSPDLAELEESYVHDNQMATFVIGLSDITIINVAMENSTEMKDVLQIAAHAFLRMKEIGKKPICHFVHQNVSGVSAHAKTITERQHLLDQLNEMTQIAADMEKQPSIKAFTDVLDYDIDKNNWNIPGLWHGTPPMAPVNTGYSEAVAELKRNLLETAKTNQCNQASKIPEFLEWMRSLWKAVKYENFIFSFRNTLVARAYDNLCKEFSQWEWQFRKEILSWQTKAELEILNCDSESDVQVWSTLVKSKKSEASENIKSEERKMTEKLTTYYKKKDQNVNLIEKYKTDFFNSISNLAKEITHSANNKFDYILELKISSKQAQDILRKYRARIEDKVMKLLRACKGSQLSDQQLTHEFEKMWTEATKNVSGLKERDIAASVLEQLRSNFSNRNVNEEFQNIRDLKEFGKGPFKTRREHMDSFLKKFGSLVWGLGDLQKFTDSVIESCIRFVHDKTKTKTDYHDTFTRDLLEKIDQSLDQNYKNHKTNAKFVIDLKLHICGIASREFLKMHRKFLSDKDPQIQLENMKSQYLTDFLDLFKDRDHCQRKANNFVKCCIKPAVEEYINRSLGIDIVDEILTSCHSAEYSSRSFFQYNIQEELLRNYDFEKFVKYICNYEIYVKDWIFQQIQQQMSKDKTLFNLKNKNLQVIADKITAALEQASKRPDGVQLPDNNENIRKLISNIRKCLIKDISISVEDEKTTLFQIQSTCHPFIDSLKKSLKELREQLQEEFSKSEDITETVNKLPIKPQDELFKRVFGCGKQCPFCKVPCEAGGKGHDQHHAAVHRPQGLGRHRNIDTQKLVETVCTTNVQSEIKFRNSDTNGEWHPYKEYYTYYPDWLIQPDSSIEASDYWKYVLVQYNERFAQQYKAKPADVPEAWRRITKEQALKGLKDAFHMK, via the exons atgGCCAGCACTAGCGGAGGAGTTCAGATAGAAAAGTTTGAAGAAGCAACGACTTCCTTTAAATCTCCGGTGTGGGTTAATTTTGGTTTCGCCGTTGAATACTTGC TTGTTTTCAACATTCTCTCCAAACTTGGACTGAAGAAATTTTATCCCAACAAACTCACTCTTCGCTCTCTTTTggaaatcaacaaaaacaatatttatgatGAAACTGTTGAATCACTGGAGAAAATACCATGGTGCTTTCTCAGGAAACTCTTTCAAATAAATGCAGAATGCAGAAACTTTACACAAGTATCAAGTAATGATGAAGATGGGGAAGAAAACAGTGACCTGTTTGACTTTAACCTGCTCACTGCAGATGTCTCTGCAGACAACAAGGTTAACCCTCTCGACCTCATAGTTGCACTCTTTCTTTGTGCTGACAGCTTCTTGCAACAGGAAATGGCCCTAAAGATGTCAATGTGTCAGTTTTCTGTCCCACTGCTGTTGCCTCATGTCAATAACAGTCAGTCTACTCTGATGCTGTGGGCTCTGAGAGACATCGTCAAAGAGTGGCGTCCAAAGGATTTGTCTGAATCAAGAGGATTTGTTGAAAACAACATTGTCCAAGCAAATATACCATTCTTTACCTTTGTCAGGCTGAAAAACTGCAGTCTCTCCAAGTCACAGGTGTTGAATCATGTTCTCAGTCGTGGTCAACAGAATCACAACATCTTCATACACAGAgatatggaaggaggaagactTCAACGAAGAATAGCCAATGGTTTGGTCGAGGTTTGCTGGTTCCTTCCCTGTGGCAGAGAAAATCTTGACATATTTCCAGGACCAGTTGCCTTTGCCAATTTGAGAGGAGACATTTGTGAGTCACTCacacaattcaattttctttttcacgTGTCAACTTCTACATTTGTGTTCCTGGACAAAGTTGAAGAAAATGAGCACAAGATTCTGACTTCTCTTCAAAATGGGAAATCCAAAATCTTCTTGATTGTTAATCGCAAGGAGAACTCTAGAGAGGACATGATGTCTGTcaagaaaacactgaaagaatTAGAGCTACCAAAAAGCAATGTGAAAACCAAAGACTCAGGTGTAAATATTGCAGAGTTTTCAAAGAAACTTTGTGCAGCCATTAAGACCTCACTGCCAGATGTAAAAGCCACACTGAACACTATCAATATGGTTGGAAAAGCTGCTGAGCTTGGTCTATCTGTGGATGAAACCACAAGTGACGAACAGAAAAAAGCAGCTGAGGAGATTATGAAAGGAATTGGGGTGAGGACGATACCggactacaagaaacaacaacttCCATTGCAGGGAGATAACTGGAAAAGATTATCACAGTTACAGAAAGAGGAGTGTAGATTGAAGAAATCTGGTGGTATAGGACTGGAAGAATATAAGTCACAGTTAGaggaagaaaaactaaaaatcaGGAAGGagcaaaacaaatacaaaccaTCCAAAGCCATGACAAGTTTCATTGAATCCTTATCcacaagagagaaggagaaaagagatttttttctcaAGTGGATGAAGCTTAAGCTTGATACACATTCACGGAGCAAACTGTCTGATCTACGCAACAAATTCAAGGAgcattgtgaaaaaaaagacatgaaactCATTGAAAAGTTAGACAAAGATTTGCTAGAAAGCTCTTTAGGAGTAGAGCATTACATGAGAGAGATGGGACTCATCTATGAGTTCTCATGTGATGGCTCAAGAAACACTGCTGGTGAAATGTCTCATCTCCCTGGTTTGGCTGCTGAAATGCTGTTGGATGGATATCCTTTAGAGATCTTGGATGGAGATGCTTCCAACATCCCAGAGAGATGGGTGACAGATGTGCTGATGGAGCTTCACAAGAAGGTTGGAGAACAGAGCAGACTGTTAGTACTGACTGTGCTGGGTGTTCAAAGTACAGGGAAGTCAACACTCCTCAACACCATGTTTGGTGtgcagtttcctgtcagcagtGGCAGATGCACAAGAGGAGCTTATATGCTCTTCCTCAAAGTTGGAGAAGATATGAAACATGAGTTGAACTATGATTTTATAGTTCTCATTGACACAGAGGGTCTAAAGTCTCCTGATCTGGCAGAACTAGAGGAAAGTTATGTGCATGACAATCAGATGGCAACATTTGTTATTGGTTTAAGTGATATCACCATTATCAATGTAGCCATGGAGAACtcaacagaaatgaaagatgtCCTGCAAATTGCTGCTCATGCTTTCCTGAGAATGAAGGAAATTGGTAAAAAGCcaatttgtcattttgtgcaCCAAAATGTTTCTGGAGTTTCAGCTCATGCAAAGACAATAACAGAAAGACAGCATCTTTTGGACCAGCTCaatgaaatgacacaaattGCTGCTGACATGGAAAAGCAGCCTTCTATTAAAGCATTCACAGATGTACTGGACTATGACATTGACAAAAACAACTGGAACATCCCAGGACTCTGGCATGGAACCCCTCCGATGGCACCAGTGAACACAGGTTACAGTGAAGCTGTAGCAGAGTTAAAAAGAAATCTTTTAGAGACAGCAAAAACAAACCAGTGCAATCAAGCCTCAAAGATCCCAGAGTTTCTAGAATGGATGAGAAGTCTCTGGAAAGCTGTGAAATATGAGAACTTCATCTTTAGTTTCAGAAACACTCTTGTGGCTCGTGCCTACGACAACCTTTGCAAAGAGTTCAGTCAATGGGAATGGCAGTTCAGAAAAGAAATCCTCTCCTGGCAAACAAAAGCAGAGTTGGAAATCTTAAATTGCGACAGTGAATCTGATGTCCAAGTTTGGAGTACATTGGTTAAATCAAAAAAGTCAGAGGCATCAGAAAATATCAAAtcggaagaaagaaaaatgacgGAGAAACTTACTACTTACTACAAAAAGAAAGACCAGAATGTCAACCtgatagaaaaatacaaaactgaCTTTTTCAACAGTATCAGTAATCTTGCCAAGGAAATCACACATTCAGCAAACAATAAATTTGATTATATCCTTGAGCTAAAAATAAGTTCAAAACAGGCACAAGACATTCTGAGGAAATACAGAGCCAGGATTGAAGACAAAGTCATGAAGCTTCTGAGAGCTTGTAAAGGGTCACAGCTGTCGGATCAACAGCTGACACATGAGTTTGAAAAGATGTGGACTGAAGCCACTAAAAACGTGTCTGGCCTGAAAGAGCGAGATATCGCAGCTAGTGTCCTTGAGCAGTTGAGAAGCAATTTCTCAAACCGGAATGTTAACGAGGAATTTCAAAACATTAGAGACCTAAAGGAGTTTGGGAAGGGTCCATTTAAAACCAGACGTGAACATATGGACTCCTTCTTGAAGAAGTTTGGATCTCTGGTTTGGGGTCTTGGGGATCTGCAGAAGTTTACAGACAGTGTCATTGAGTCTTGCATACGATTTGTGCAtgataaaacaaagacaaaaacagattaCCATGACACTTTTACAAGAGATCTTCTTGAGAAAATAGATCAGTCCCTTGATCAAAACTACAAGAAtcacaaaacaaatgcaaagtTTGTGATTGACCTGAAACTTCACATTTGTGGCATTGCCTCAAGGGAATTCCTCAAAATGCACCGAAAATTCTTGTCTGATAAAGATCCTCAAATTCAGCTGGAGAACATGAAGTCTCAATACTTGACagattttcttgatttattCAAAGATAGAGATCATTGTCAACGCAAAGCAAATAATTTTGTCAAATGTTGCATCAAACCTGCTGTGGAAGAGTACATCAATAGATCTTTGGGAATAGACATTGTGGATGAAATTTTGACAAGTTGCCATTCAGCAGAGTACAGCTCCCGCTCCTTTTTCCAGTACAACATTCAGGAAGAGTTGCTGAGAAATTACGACTTTGAAAAATTTGTCAAGTACATTTGTAATTATGAAATATATGTTAAGGATTGGATATTTCAGCAAATCCAACAACAAATGTCAAAGGACAAAACTTTGTTCAACCTGAAGAACAAGAACCTTCAAGTCATAGCtgataaaatcacagcagcattaGAGCAGGCCTCAAAAAGACCAGATGGTGTTCAACTGCCAGACAACAATGAAAACATCAGAAAGCTCATCAGCAACATCCGGAAATGTTTGATTAAAGACATCTCAATCTCAGTGGAGGATGAAAAAACCACGCTGTTTCAAATCCAAAGCACATGTCATCCATTTATCGACAGCCtcaaaaagtcattaaaagagTTGAGAGAACAGCTTCAGGAGGAATTCTCAAAGTCTGAAGACATCACTGAGACTGTGAACAAACTTCCAATCAAACCACAGGATGAGCTTTTCAAGCGAGTGTTTGGTTGTGGAAAGCAATGTCCATTTTGTAAAGTTCCCTGTGAGGCTGGAGGAAAAGGACACGATCAGCATCATGCAGCCGTGCATCGACCACAAGGTCTTGGTAGACACAGGAATATTGACACTCAGAAGCTGGTTGAAACAGTGTGTACAACTAATGTGCAAAGTGAGATTAAATTCAGAAACTCAGATACTAATGGAGAGTGGCATCCTTACAAAGAGTATTACACATACTATCCAGACTGGCTCATTCAACCAGATTCCAGCATAGAGGCATCTGACTACTGGAAGTATGTACTGGTACAATACAATGAAAGATTTGCTCAACAATACAAGGCCAAACCAGCTGATGTTCCAGAGGCCTGGAGGAGAATCACTAAGGAACAAGCACTGAAGGGGTTAAAAGATGCTTTCCACATGAAGTGA
- the LOC128367896 gene encoding serine/threonine-protein kinase Nek1-like, which produces MDKYKQVKKIGEGGFGTAVLVLSKEDGQQYVIKKIDTSRLSIEERQKAQQEVEVLSKMSHPNIVKYKESFKERKCLYIVMDYCGGGDLYKKIKSQKEKRFSEEQILDWFVQICLALKHIHDSNILHRDIKPQNIFLTKDGTAQLGDFGVARVLNSTEELATTCAGTPLYLSPEIWKSEPYDNKSDIWALGCVLYEMCTLQHAFVAGGLENVHRKILSGSYPPISSHYSQELRSLLAQLLKCDPTERPSVSSILEEPFLSFRIKRFLTTQVESTNIAQEFDHDFLHKQPEERVVQGSPVYCE; this is translated from the exons ATGGACAAATACAAGCAGGTGAAGAAAATTGGGGAAGGTGGATTTGGAACAGCTGTCCTTGTCTTATCCAAAGAGGATGGACAACAATATGTCATCAAGAAGATTGACACATCTAGA TTATCAATtgaagagaggcagaaagcTCAACAAGAAGTTGAAGTCCTTTCCAAGATGAGTCATCCCAACATTGTCAAGTATAAGGAATCTTTTAAAG AAAGAAAATGTCTGTATATTGTGATGGACTACTGTGGGGGTGGAGACCTCTACAAGAAGATAAAATCTCAGAAAGAAAAACGTTTCTCAGAAGAGCAA ATCCTGGACTGGTTTGTGCAGATTTGTCTGGCACTAAAACACATCCATGATAGCAACATCCTCCACAGGGACATCAAACCACAG AACATATTTTTGACAAAAGATGGGACTGCACAGCTTGGGGACTTTGGAGTTGCAAGGGTGCTGAACAG CACTGAAGAACTGGCAACAACATGCGCAGGAACACCACTTTACCTATCACCAGAGATCTGGAAAAGTGAACCATATGACAACAAAAG TGACATTTGGGCTCTAGGCTGTGTCCTGTATGAAATGTGCACTCTGCAGCATGCA TTTGTGGCTGGCGGTTTGGAGAACGTACATCGGAAGATCCTCAGTGGCTCATACCCTCCCATATCTTCTCACTACTCCCAAGAACTGCGTTCTCTCTTGGCACAGCTGTTGAAATGTGACCCAACAGAGAGACCCTCAGTCAGTAGCATACTGGAGgaacctttcctttcctttaggATAAAGAGGTTCCTCACAACACAGGTGGAAAGCACT AACATTGCTCAGGAATTTGACCATGACTTTCTTCATAAGCAGCCTGAAGAACGTGTGGTGCAGGGGTCACCAG TTTACTGTGAATAG